The genomic DNA GTTAAGATAAAAAGGACGAACGAAACAAGCAATATAAAGGTCATCCATAATTTACCAACTAAATTACGCCATAGTTTCATTCATTGATAACCTCAAATTTATAGCCTACTCCCCATACTGTAACAATCATTTTAGCAGCACTTTCAGATACTCTATTTAATTTTTCACGTAAACGCTTAACATGTGTATCGACTGTTCTCAAATCTCCAAAAAATTCATAATGCCATACTTCTTTTAAAAGCTGTTCCCTGTCAAATACTTTATCAGGTGTTTTAGCAAAAAAATAAAGTAATTCGTACTCTTTTGGAGTCAAGCTTACTTCTTTTCCGTCTGCAGTCACACGATGTGCGTCATTATCAATTGTTAAATGAGGAAAGACGACTACATCTTTTGTCGTTGTATCAGTTTGCAAATAACTTGTTTTTGAGGAACGTCTTAATAAAGCTTTGACACGAAAAACAACTTCGCGTGGACTAAAGGGCTTAACTATATAATCATCTGTCCCTACTTCAAACCCTTGTACGCGATTAATTTCTTCGCCTTTAGCTGTTAACATGATGACAGGTGTTGACTTTTTTTCTCGTAATTCACGGCATACTTCAATTCCATCTTTTCCTGGCATCATTAAGTCCAGCAGTATTACATCATAATCTTTTGCTAGCGACTTTGTTAATGCTTCATTTCCGTCTGCTGCTTCTTCAATGGAATAGCCTTCTCGTTCTAAATACATTTTTAATAAACGCCGAATTCTTTCTTCATCATCAACCACTAAAACTTTAACATCCTTTTCCATTTCATTTCATCCCCCTTGCTCATTATTGTACATAAAGTTTCTTCTCTTATCTATAGTGTTGTTAAATAAGCCTTCACTATGTAAAAGTGAAGGCTTAAGACTTATTGATAAACGCTCGCATTCTTCGTTATAACCTTATGAACGATGACTGTTTATTCGCGTAGGGTAGCTCGATAAGCATTTTCAAATAGTCTTTCGGGCATTTATTCCAAGTCAGCTTAACACAATATTAAGCATAAGAATGCAATCCTGCAAACACTAAATTGACTGCAACAAGGTTAAAAATGATAATAGCAAAACCAATCACAGCTAGCCAAGCTGATTTTTCACCATGCCAGCCTCTTGATAGCCGAAGATGGAGAAAAGCAGCATAAAATAACCACGTAATAAGCGCCCAAACTTCTTTTGGATCCCAACCCCAAAAGCGCGTCCAAGCAATTTGTGCCCATATCATCGCAAATATTAATCCACCAAGCGTAAAAACAGGGAATCCGATTAATACAGAGCGATAACTTATTTCATCAACTAACTCAAGGTTCATATTTTTTACAAAAGGTTGGAATATTGCTGCAATACGCTTTCTGAAAATGAATCTAAACAAAATATATAAAACAATACCTGCTCCAAAGGACCAGATAACTGTGTTTAATTTTTTTGCATTTACAATCGCAGGCATTTCGACTAAAGGTTCAAGTCTATCTTCAGTAAGAAGCTCCCCTTCATGCGGACCTACAAGTGCAGGCATTGTAAATACTTCAACCGTTTCTGCACCATTTTTGTTAATCCAATTAAACTCCGCTTCATAATTCATGAAAGCAAAAACAGATGTAACGATGACAAAGCCTAATGTAGTAATGAGACCAAACATAACTGTCTCTAGGAAAAAAGTTTTTATGCTAAATTTTGTTTGATCTACCACTTTTACTAGGTAAATAACACCTGCTGCAAAACTAATTGCTAATATCGCTTGACCTATAGCCGTAGTAGTAACGTGAATTTGCAGCCAATAGCTTTGTAAAGCTGGAATTAGCGGTGAAATCTCCTTCGGAAACATACTTGCATAAGCAATGATCAGTAATGCGATCGGTAATGTAAACAAGCCAAGAACAGGCGTTTTATAGATAAAATAAATACCGATAAATGCTCCAACAAGCATCATGCCGAAAAACGTAGTAAATTCAAACATATTACTTACTGGAGCATGACCCGCTGCAATCCATCTAAAAATAAAATAACCTAATTGTGAAATAAATCCTGCAATCGTTAAAATAATCCCAATGGTGGCCCAGCGACTACCCATGTTTCTTTTTTTTTCTTGCAAGCTTTTTTTTTTGAATAATCGTACCACCAAAAAAAAAAGCGTAGCAATTAAATAAAGAAAAAAAGAAACAAAAAATAAATTACTACTTAACGCTGCCATATTATTACCCCCTTATCCATTCTTATTACTTTTTACTTGATCTTCCGGTTCACGAATGGACGTGTCTTTTAAAATTAATTCGAGTTCTCGTTTTAAACCATGCCAGTTTTTGTTTGTATGAGCCGCAATCCAAACATCATTACCTTTACGCTGTAGCCAAATACGGCGATGATTCCAGTAGGAACCTTGAATGACTCCGATCATAAAAATCGCACCGCCTAACCCAAGAACCCAAAGGGTTAAATCCTTTCGAACTATTAAACCAGAAACATTTTTTGTTTCTACACCTGCAAAAGCCATCTTATAAGTATTATCTCCAAATGGTTCAATCGTTTGACGAATGGCCACAAAGCTAATTTCGCCTTCTTTTTTATCAGGAGTAATAATTTTAAATGCAAAAGCTGGATTATTCGGTGTACGAGATTTTGTTACTGGTTCTTTATTTTCATTGAATTCAAAATCAGGAAAATACTCGAGAATTTCGACTGCATAGCCGTTTGGTAAAGGGTATTTCTTATCTGGATTATAAAGATCAATTTTAATCGTTCCAAAAGATTCTTCGGTTT from Bacillus aquiflavi includes the following:
- a CDS encoding response regulator transcription factor gives rise to the protein MEKDVKVLVVDDEERIRRLLKMYLEREGYSIEEAADGNEALTKSLAKDYDVILLDLMMPGKDGIEVCRELREKKSTPVIMLTAKGEEINRVQGFEVGTDDYIVKPFSPREVVFRVKALLRRSSKTSYLQTDTTTKDVVVFPHLTIDNDAHRVTADGKEVSLTPKEYELLYFFAKTPDKVFDREQLLKEVWHYEFFGDLRTVDTHVKRLREKLNRVSESAAKMIVTVWGVGYKFEVINE
- the ccsB gene encoding c-type cytochrome biogenesis protein CcsB, giving the protein MAALSSNLFFVSFFLYLIATLFFLVVRLFKKKSLQEKKRNMGSRWATIGIILTIAGFISQLGYFIFRWIAAGHAPVSNMFEFTTFFGMMLVGAFIGIYFIYKTPVLGLFTLPIALLIIAYASMFPKEISPLIPALQSYWLQIHVTTTAIGQAILAISFAAGVIYLVKVVDQTKFSIKTFFLETVMFGLITTLGFVIVTSVFAFMNYEAEFNWINKNGAETVEVFTMPALVGPHEGELLTEDRLEPLVEMPAIVNAKKLNTVIWSFGAGIVLYILFRFIFRKRIAAIFQPFVKNMNLELVDEISYRSVLIGFPVFTLGGLIFAMIWAQIAWTRFWGWDPKEVWALITWLFYAAFLHLRLSRGWHGEKSAWLAVIGFAIIIFNLVAVNLVFAGLHSYA